The Oxalobacteraceae bacterium OTU3CINTB1 genome includes a window with the following:
- a CDS encoding TorF family putative porin: MTKTILMLACAALFSGAALAADPAPAAPAPDWTDSGNVTIVSDYLFRGISQTQAKPTIQATLDFTHASGFYLGLFGSGVSHAAYNNGAGTEIDVYGGYRHSLNADTVIDAGLVTYWFPGAHYATGGKDIKYHTQEAKLGVNIGAFNAYGWVSLNKRWFGFTVQPTTGELVDTRGTLYGEVNWNPELAPGLVLNLHAGKQNVRHMSEFNFYDVKAGVTKTMDKWAFSAAAVYNSGDASKNGTPLWTFFNADGSSKNVVQKRLLVTATRTF; encoded by the coding sequence ATGACAAAAACTATCCTCATGCTGGCGTGCGCGGCCTTGTTCTCCGGCGCCGCGCTGGCCGCCGACCCCGCGCCGGCTGCCCCCGCTCCCGACTGGACCGATAGCGGCAACGTCACCATCGTCTCCGACTACCTGTTCCGCGGCATTTCGCAAACGCAGGCCAAGCCCACTATCCAGGCCACCCTGGACTTCACGCACGCGAGCGGCTTTTATCTTGGCCTGTTCGGCTCCGGCGTCTCGCACGCGGCGTACAACAACGGCGCCGGCACCGAGATCGACGTCTACGGCGGCTACCGCCACAGCCTGAACGCCGACACCGTCATCGACGCGGGTCTGGTCACGTACTGGTTCCCCGGCGCGCATTACGCGACGGGCGGCAAGGACATCAAGTACCATACGCAGGAGGCCAAGCTGGGCGTGAACATCGGCGCCTTCAACGCCTACGGCTGGGTGTCCTTGAACAAGCGCTGGTTCGGCTTCACGGTCCAGCCCACCACCGGCGAGCTGGTCGACACGCGCGGCACCTTGTACGGCGAAGTGAACTGGAACCCGGAACTGGCGCCGGGCCTGGTATTGAACCTGCACGCGGGCAAGCAGAACGTGCGCCACATGAGCGAGTTCAATTTTTATGACGTCAAGGCGGGCGTGACGAAGACGATGGACAAGTGGGCGTTCTCGGCGGCGGCGGTCTACAACAGCGGCGACGCCAGCAAGAACGGCACGCCGCTGTGGACCTTCTTCAACGCCGACGGCAGCAGCAAGAACGTGGTGCAAAAGCGGTTGCTGGTCACCGCCACGCGCACGTTCTAA
- a CDS encoding LysR family transcriptional regulator produces MKIDILGVQAFVAIADFGGFQKAADTLHVTQTAVTQRLRNLEDFLGVMLVERTTRTIALTSIGKDFLPQARRLLLELSSTLTDIRETGKAQRGDITMASVPTAGIQFLPEIIRAYSARFPGNRVKILDHASARVMEAVLSREAEFGINLSGSTHPDLVSVPVVQDEFVLLCRDDHALAKRRSLTWLQIQPYPLIFSGDVNGNRALLDSYLGDKSMNLSLQFQYEVQRSSTAIGLVAAGVAAAIVPNLAIEKGTYPRLRVIKLKEPTISRQLALITRKAGHLSPAARALYDMIKSA; encoded by the coding sequence ATGAAGATTGATATTCTCGGCGTGCAGGCGTTTGTCGCGATCGCGGACTTCGGCGGCTTTCAGAAAGCGGCGGACACGCTGCACGTGACGCAGACGGCGGTGACGCAGCGGCTGCGCAATCTGGAGGACTTTCTCGGCGTGATGCTGGTCGAGCGCACCACGCGCACCATCGCGCTGACCAGCATCGGCAAGGACTTCCTGCCGCAGGCGCGCAGGCTGCTGCTGGAGCTGTCGTCGACGCTGACCGACATCCGCGAGACCGGCAAGGCGCAGCGCGGCGACATCACGATGGCCAGCGTGCCGACCGCCGGCATTCAATTCCTGCCCGAGATCATCCGTGCATACTCGGCGCGCTTTCCGGGCAACCGCGTCAAGATACTCGACCACGCGTCCGCCCGCGTGATGGAGGCGGTCCTGAGCCGCGAAGCGGAATTCGGCATCAACCTGTCCGGCAGCACGCACCCTGACCTGGTGTCGGTGCCGGTGGTGCAGGACGAATTCGTGCTGCTGTGCCGCGACGACCACGCGCTGGCGAAACGGCGCTCGCTGACGTGGCTGCAGATCCAGCCCTACCCGCTGATCTTCTCCGGCGACGTTAACGGCAACCGCGCGCTGCTCGACAGCTACCTGGGCGACAAGAGCATGAATCTGAGCCTGCAGTTCCAGTACGAGGTGCAGCGCAGTTCCACCGCCATCGGGCTGGTGGCGGCGGGCGTGGCGGCGGCCATCGTGCCGAACCTGGCGATCGAGAAAGGCACGTATCCACGCCTGCGCGTGATCAAGCTGAAAGAGCCGACCATCTCGCGCCAACTGGCCCTGATCACCCGCAAGGCGGGACACCTGTCGCCGGCCGCGCGGGCGCTGTACGACATGATCAAATCCGCATGA
- the tgt gene encoding tRNA guanosine(34) transglycosylase Tgt: protein MLEFTLHKTDSSGLTKARRGEVKLNHGVVQTPIFMPVGTYGSVKAMSPLELKEIDAQIILGNTFHLWLRPGNDVISKFGGLHDFMAWDKPILTDSGGFQVFSLGAMRKITEEGVHFNSPINGDKLFLSPEVSMQVQRVLNSDIVMQFDECTPYEIDNRPATLDEAAKSMRMSLRWAQRSNDEFHRGENPNALFGIVQGGMFENLRDESLAGLEEIDFPGLAIGGLSVGEPKEDMMRILAHVGPRLPANKPHYLMGVGTPEDLVAGVSNGVDMFDCVMPTRNARNGWLFTRFGDIKIKNARYKDDKEPLDSTCSCYACRNFSRAYLHHLNRTQEILGARLNTIHNLHYYLDIMRQMREALDDDRFHAWTLQFHAERARGI from the coding sequence ATGTTGGAATTTACGCTACACAAGACCGATAGCAGCGGCCTGACCAAGGCCCGCCGCGGCGAAGTGAAACTGAACCACGGCGTGGTGCAGACCCCGATCTTCATGCCGGTCGGCACCTACGGCTCGGTCAAGGCGATGTCGCCGCTGGAGTTGAAGGAAATCGACGCCCAGATCATCCTGGGCAATACCTTCCACCTGTGGCTGCGCCCGGGCAACGATGTCATCTCCAAGTTCGGCGGCCTGCACGACTTCATGGCGTGGGACAAGCCGATCCTGACCGATTCCGGCGGTTTCCAGGTGTTTTCGCTCGGCGCGATGCGCAAGATCACGGAAGAGGGCGTCCATTTCAACTCGCCGATCAACGGCGACAAGCTGTTCCTGTCGCCGGAAGTGTCGATGCAGGTCCAGCGCGTGCTCAATTCCGACATCGTCATGCAGTTCGACGAATGCACCCCGTATGAAATCGACAACCGCCCGGCCACCCTTGACGAAGCGGCAAAGTCGATGCGCATGTCCTTGCGCTGGGCGCAACGGTCGAATGACGAGTTCCATCGCGGCGAGAACCCGAATGCGCTGTTCGGCATCGTCCAGGGCGGCATGTTCGAGAACCTGCGCGACGAGTCGCTGGCCGGCCTCGAAGAGATCGATTTCCCGGGTCTGGCCATCGGCGGCCTGTCGGTCGGCGAGCCGAAGGAGGACATGATGCGCATCCTGGCGCACGTCGGCCCCAGGCTGCCGGCCAACAAGCCGCACTACCTGATGGGCGTCGGCACGCCGGAGGACCTGGTGGCGGGCGTGTCGAACGGCGTCGACATGTTCGATTGCGTGATGCCTACTCGCAATGCCCGCAACGGCTGGCTGTTCACCCGCTTTGGCGACATCAAGATCAAGAACGCCCGGTACAAGGATGACAAGGAGCCGCTCGACAGCACCTGCTCTTGCTACGCCTGCCGCAACTTCTCGCGCGCCTACCTGCACCACCTGAACCGCACCCAGGAAATCCTCGGCGCGCGCCTGAACACCATCCACAACCTGCACTACTATCTGGACATCATGCGCCAGATGCGCGAGGCGCTGGATGACGACCGTTTCCACGCCTGGACCCTGCAATTCCACGCGGAACGGGCGCGCGGCATCTAA
- a CDS encoding chromate transporter, which yields MHSQTGALTERADQPSPSTIFFVFSRMALTGFGGVMPFAYRALVEQHKWLTAEEFARCMAMSQMLPGPTVCNVGLMVGNRYAGIAGALAAVCGLILGPFFVVIGLGMVYQQFGDLPIIRRAIGGMAAVAAGLILATAAKIALAMFAKAHWRRKHDQLKLVMMVLAFIALGLLKWQLALVFCVLAPLGTAAAYLLGEKHE from the coding sequence ATGCACAGCCAGACAGGCGCGCTGACCGAGCGCGCAGACCAACCATCGCCGTCGACGATTTTCTTTGTCTTCTCCAGGATGGCGTTGACGGGCTTTGGCGGCGTGATGCCGTTCGCGTACCGCGCCCTGGTCGAGCAGCACAAATGGCTGACGGCCGAGGAGTTCGCCAGATGCATGGCGATGAGCCAGATGCTGCCCGGACCGACCGTCTGCAACGTCGGCCTGATGGTCGGCAACCGCTATGCCGGCATCGCCGGCGCGCTGGCGGCGGTGTGCGGCTTGATCCTGGGCCCGTTCTTCGTCGTGATTGGGCTGGGCATGGTGTACCAGCAGTTCGGCGACCTGCCGATCATACGGCGCGCGATCGGCGGCATGGCGGCCGTCGCGGCGGGGCTGATCCTGGCCACGGCTGCCAAGATTGCGCTGGCGATGTTCGCCAAGGCCCACTGGCGGCGCAAGCACGATCAACTGAAGCTGGTGATGATGGTGCTGGCCTTTATCGCGCTCGGGCTGTTGAAGTGGCAGCTGGCGCTGGTGTTCTGCGTGCTGGCGCCGCTGGGCACCGCCGCCGCTTATCTGCTGGGAGAAAAACATGAATGA
- the secF gene encoding protein translocase subunit SecF: MEFFRIKKDIPFMRHALVFNVVSALTFVAAVFFLFHRGLNLSVEFTGGTVMELRYAQPANLEAIRASLRGIGYEHPEAAGFGTAHDVLLRLPVVKNITAKDASQQVYETLCKAEKGALTQVDNVNAKGEHVVKQACMGPNNVEQVELRKVEFVGPQVGDELTQNGLNALVMVVIGVMIYLAIRFEWKYAVSAIIANLHDVVIILGFFAFFQWEFSLTVLAGVLAVLGYSVNESVVIFDRIRENFRKQRKASVHEVIDSAITSTISRTIITHGSTQMMVLAMLFFGGPTLHYFAMALTIGICFGIYSSVFVAAAIAMWLGVKREDLIKPVKEKDETDGAVV; the protein is encoded by the coding sequence ATGGAATTTTTCCGCATTAAAAAAGACATACCGTTCATGCGGCATGCATTGGTGTTCAACGTCGTTTCGGCGCTGACCTTTGTCGCGGCCGTGTTCTTCCTGTTCCATCGCGGCCTGAACCTGTCGGTCGAGTTCACCGGCGGCACCGTCATGGAGCTGCGGTACGCGCAGCCGGCCAATCTCGAGGCCATACGGGCCTCGCTGCGGGGCATCGGCTACGAGCATCCGGAAGCGGCCGGCTTCGGCACCGCGCACGACGTGCTACTGCGTTTGCCCGTGGTGAAGAACATCACCGCCAAGGACGCCTCGCAACAGGTCTACGAGACCTTATGCAAGGCCGAGAAGGGCGCGCTGACCCAGGTCGACAACGTCAACGCCAAGGGCGAGCACGTCGTCAAGCAGGCGTGCATGGGGCCCAACAACGTCGAGCAGGTCGAGCTGCGCAAGGTGGAGTTCGTCGGCCCTCAGGTGGGCGACGAGCTGACCCAGAACGGCCTGAACGCGCTGGTGATGGTGGTCATCGGCGTGATGATCTACCTGGCCATCCGCTTCGAGTGGAAATACGCCGTGTCGGCGATCATCGCCAACTTGCACGACGTGGTGATCATCCTCGGCTTCTTCGCCTTCTTCCAGTGGGAATTCTCGCTGACGGTGCTGGCCGGCGTGCTGGCGGTGCTGGGCTACTCGGTCAACGAGTCGGTGGTGATTTTCGACCGGATCCGCGAGAACTTCCGCAAGCAGCGCAAGGCCAGCGTGCATGAAGTGATCGACAGCGCGATCACGTCGACCATCTCGCGTACCATCATCACGCACGGCAGCACGCAGATGATGGTGCTGGCGATGCTGTTCTTCGGCGGTCCGACCCTGCACTACTTCGCCATGGCGCTGACCATCGGTATCTGCTTCGGTATCTACTCGTCGGTGTTCGTGGCCGCCGCCATCGCCATGTGGCTGGGCGTCAAGCGTGAAGACCTGATCAAGCCGGTCAAGGAAAAAGACGAAACGGATGGCGCGGTCGTGTAA
- a CDS encoding helix-turn-helix domain-containing protein produces the protein MHQTATQLLHHARDVRTVLAHDADALACELTNWQQRYDQISSGLFRGALTERQLPQLQVFRERLSQSVRQSCRVWPDAIWFGLPDHAAATRINGRQTEADSIMVQPGNVEFELVTPSDYSIYGIVASRQLLTDTARAHGCEIDWQRVQSADLLQVDAGERAAFLRTLARLLPDETQPAGGAVEPQWQQGVLLALLDMLDHRCVEPELAASLQRRRRVVALAREYIHAHRSEAITVPELCEQVHVSRRTLQYCFEDVLGMSPMLYLRMMRLNGVRRQLNDGAPGEVAIGDVADAWGLSNFSQFSSDYRKLFGLCPSATLKARALI, from the coding sequence ATGCACCAGACTGCAACACAGTTGTTGCACCATGCGCGCGATGTGCGCACGGTGCTGGCGCACGACGCCGACGCGCTCGCTTGCGAGCTGACCAACTGGCAGCAGCGCTACGACCAGATCAGCTCTGGCCTGTTTCGCGGTGCGCTGACGGAACGTCAGTTACCGCAGCTGCAAGTATTCCGCGAACGCCTGAGCCAGTCGGTGCGGCAGTCGTGCCGCGTGTGGCCGGACGCCATCTGGTTCGGCCTGCCCGACCACGCGGCGGCCACGCGCATCAACGGCCGCCAGACCGAGGCCGATTCGATCATGGTGCAGCCGGGCAATGTTGAGTTCGAGTTGGTCACGCCGAGTGACTACAGTATCTACGGCATCGTCGCCAGCAGGCAGTTGCTGACCGATACCGCGCGGGCGCATGGCTGCGAGATCGACTGGCAGCGCGTGCAGTCGGCCGACCTGCTGCAGGTCGACGCCGGCGAGCGCGCGGCCTTCCTGCGCACCTTGGCGCGGTTGCTGCCGGACGAAACGCAGCCGGCCGGCGGCGCGGTGGAGCCGCAGTGGCAGCAAGGCGTTTTATTGGCGCTGCTGGATATGCTGGACCACCGCTGCGTGGAGCCGGAGCTGGCGGCGAGCCTGCAACGGCGGCGGCGCGTGGTGGCGCTGGCGCGCGAGTATATTCATGCGCATCGCAGCGAGGCGATCACCGTGCCGGAGCTGTGCGAGCAGGTGCACGTGAGCCGCCGCACCTTGCAGTACTGTTTCGAGGATGTGCTGGGCATGAGTCCCATGCTGTATCTGCGCATGATGCGGCTCAATGGCGTGCGCCGGCAGTTGAACGATGGCGCGCCGGGCGAGGTGGCCATCGGCGATGTCGCCGATGCCTGGGGGCTGAGTAACTTCAGTCAGTTCTCCAGCGACTACCGCAAGCTGTTCGGTTTGTGTCCGTCAGCGACACTCAAGGCGCGCGCGCTTATCTGA
- the yajC gene encoding preprotein translocase subunit YajC: MFISNAYAQNPLDALGATGGFLGQYGFLILMFVAMYFLMIRPQQKRAKEQKAMMEALAKGDEVVTAGGVLGRISKISDLYITLEISSGAELVVQKNSVTMVLPKGTLKAL, encoded by the coding sequence GTGTTTATATCCAATGCGTATGCCCAAAATCCACTCGACGCCCTCGGCGCGACCGGCGGCTTCCTGGGCCAGTACGGTTTTCTGATTCTGATGTTCGTGGCGATGTACTTCCTGATGATTCGTCCCCAGCAGAAGCGCGCCAAGGAACAAAAGGCCATGATGGAAGCACTGGCCAAGGGTGACGAAGTGGTCACCGCCGGCGGCGTCCTTGGTCGCATCTCGAAGATTTCCGACCTGTACATCACGCTGGAAATCTCCAGCGGCGCCGAACTGGTGGTGCAAAAGAATTCCGTGACCATGGTCCTGCCGAAAGGCACGCTCAAGGCGCTGTAA
- the secD gene encoding protein translocase subunit SecD, producing the protein MNRYPVWKYILIAVAILLGALYAAPNYFGESPAVQVTSGKSTLKLTSDMIAKVDDVLTREKIPHSELTFDGTGTYASVRVRFPDPDTQFRAKALLEKGLNADPADPAYLVALNLQPDTPKWMQALRAAPMHLGLDLRGGVHFLMQVDTKAVLAKRVQGMQASARSLLRDKNVRHAGIERVGDTVVINFRDDATRQKAKAVLGDQLADVAFVDTGADTDLKTVMSMKPAAIKRTTDEGVKQNIATLSKRVNELGVAEPLIQQQGPDRIIVQLPGVQDVARARAVIGRTATLEIRLVDESITPGTELTSSIPLNSELFTVGKGVPVVLSKDVILTGDYISSATARQDQNGQPAVSIDLNGDGGRRMRDATRDRIGKKMSIVLFEKGKPEVLSVATIQAELGSSFQITGMGTLENSAELALLLRSGALAAPMEVIEERTIGPQLGAENVDKGRHSTMYGFAAVAVFMIVYYMMFGLFSVFALACNLLLLVALLSLLGVTLTLPGMAAIALALGMAIDSNVLINERVREELRAGASPQSAISAGFDHAWATIIDSNVTTLIVGLALLVFGSGPIRGFAVVHTLGILTSMFSAVFIMRGVVNLWYGRKKKLQSIAIGTIWRPDNAVDATVGGKVAKRPDTK; encoded by the coding sequence ATGAATCGCTATCCCGTCTGGAAATACATCCTCATTGCCGTCGCCATCCTGCTGGGTGCGCTGTACGCCGCGCCCAACTACTTCGGCGAATCGCCGGCGGTGCAGGTGACGAGCGGCAAATCGACGCTCAAGCTGACGTCGGACATGATCGCCAAGGTCGATGACGTGCTGACCCGGGAAAAAATCCCGCACAGCGAGCTGACCTTCGACGGCACCGGCACCTACGCTTCCGTGCGCGTGCGCTTCCCCGATCCGGACACCCAGTTCCGCGCCAAGGCCCTGCTGGAAAAAGGCTTGAACGCCGACCCGGCCGATCCGGCGTATTTGGTCGCGCTGAACCTGCAGCCGGACACGCCGAAATGGATGCAGGCGCTGCGCGCGGCGCCGATGCACCTGGGCCTGGACTTGCGCGGCGGCGTGCACTTCCTGATGCAGGTCGACACCAAGGCCGTGCTGGCCAAGCGTGTGCAAGGCATGCAGGCGTCGGCCCGCAGCCTGCTGCGCGACAAGAACGTGCGCCACGCCGGCATCGAGCGCGTCGGCGACACCGTCGTCATCAACTTCCGCGACGACGCCACCCGCCAGAAGGCCAAGGCCGTGCTGGGCGACCAGCTGGCCGACGTGGCGTTTGTCGACACCGGCGCCGACACCGACCTGAAGACCGTCATGAGCATGAAGCCGGCGGCCATCAAGCGCACCACGGATGAAGGCGTCAAGCAAAACATCGCGACGCTGTCCAAGCGCGTCAACGAGCTGGGCGTGGCCGAGCCGCTGATCCAGCAGCAGGGCCCGGACCGCATCATCGTCCAATTGCCCGGCGTGCAGGACGTGGCGCGCGCGCGCGCCGTCATCGGCCGCACCGCCACCCTGGAAATCCGCCTGGTCGACGAATCGATCACCCCGGGCACGGAACTGACGTCGTCGATTCCGCTGAACTCGGAACTGTTCACCGTCGGCAAAGGCGTGCCGGTCGTGCTGAGCAAGGACGTGATCCTGACCGGCGACTACATCTCCAGCGCCACCGCGCGCCAGGACCAGAACGGCCAGCCTGCCGTCAGCATCGATCTGAACGGCGACGGCGGACGCCGCATGCGCGACGCCACGCGCGACCGCATCGGCAAGAAGATGTCGATCGTGCTGTTTGAAAAAGGCAAGCCGGAAGTATTGTCGGTCGCCACCATCCAGGCCGAACTGGGCAGCAGCTTCCAGATCACCGGCATGGGCACGCTGGAGAACTCGGCCGAGCTGGCGCTGCTGCTGCGCTCGGGCGCGCTGGCCGCGCCGATGGAAGTGATCGAGGAACGCACCATCGGGCCGCAACTGGGCGCCGAGAACGTGGACAAGGGCCGCCATTCGACGATGTACGGCTTTGCCGCCGTGGCCGTGTTCATGATCGTCTACTACATGATGTTCGGCCTGTTCAGCGTGTTCGCGCTGGCGTGCAACCTGTTGCTGCTGGTAGCCTTGTTGTCGCTGCTGGGTGTGACCTTGACCCTGCCGGGCATGGCCGCTATCGCGCTCGCGCTCGGTATGGCGATCGACTCGAACGTGCTGATCAACGAGCGGGTGCGGGAAGAACTGCGCGCCGGCGCCTCGCCGCAGTCGGCCATCTCGGCCGGCTTCGACCACGCGTGGGCGACGATTATCGACTCCAACGTCACCACCCTGATCGTCGGCCTGGCGTTGCTGGTGTTCGGTTCCGGTCCGATCCGCGGTTTCGCCGTGGTGCACACGCTCGGCATCCTGACCTCGATGTTCTCCGCCGTGTTCATCATGCGTGGCGTGGTCAACCTCTGGTACGGCCGCAAGAAGAAGCTGCAATCGATCGCCATCGGCACCATCTGGCGGCCGGACAACGCGGTCGACGCGACGGTCGGCGGCAAGGTCGCCAAGCGTCCCGACACCAAATAA
- the eat gene encoding ethanolamine permease, which yields MNAKTAAGKPALQQTLSTFQLWGIAVGLVISGEYFGWSYGWASAGTLGFTITALFVAAMYTTFIFSFTELTTSIPHAGGPFAYSKRAFGPTGGYLAGAATLIEFVFAPPAIALAIGAYLNVQFPQIDPKLAAVGAYLVFMTLNIVGVQVAATFELLMALLAIFELLVFMGVVAPGFSMANFTKGGWSGSDSFSLASVPGMFAAIPFAIWFFLAIEGVAMAAEEAKDPKRSIPIAYITGIITLVLLAIGVMVFAGGAGDWTKLANINDPLPQAMKLIVGENSGWLHMLVWLGLFGLIASFHGIILGYSRQIYALAREAYLPHYFAKIHPRFKTPHRAVLAGGVVGIAAIYSDELIKIGGLTLTANIVTMSVFGAITMYIISMLSLFKLRRAEPHMVRPFRAPFYPLFPAIALAGAVVCMGTMIYYNPLIFALFVAFLVAGYVFFLLTKDSRQQHAALDPI from the coding sequence ATGAACGCAAAAACAGCGGCCGGCAAGCCCGCGCTGCAGCAGACGCTAAGCACCTTCCAGCTATGGGGCATCGCCGTCGGGCTGGTCATCTCCGGCGAATACTTCGGCTGGAGCTATGGCTGGGCCTCGGCCGGCACCCTGGGCTTCACCATCACCGCGCTGTTTGTCGCGGCCATGTACACCACCTTCATCTTCAGCTTCACCGAGCTGACCACGTCGATCCCGCACGCCGGCGGACCGTTCGCCTACAGCAAGCGCGCTTTCGGGCCGACCGGCGGTTACCTGGCCGGCGCCGCCACCCTGATCGAGTTCGTGTTCGCCCCGCCGGCCATCGCGCTGGCGATCGGCGCCTACCTCAATGTGCAGTTCCCGCAGATCGACCCCAAGCTGGCCGCCGTCGGCGCCTACCTGGTGTTCATGACGCTCAACATCGTCGGCGTGCAGGTGGCCGCCACCTTCGAGCTGCTGATGGCCTTGCTGGCGATTTTTGAACTGCTGGTGTTCATGGGCGTGGTCGCGCCGGGCTTCTCGATGGCCAACTTCACCAAGGGCGGCTGGTCCGGCTCGGACAGCTTCAGCCTGGCCTCGGTGCCCGGCATGTTCGCCGCGATCCCGTTCGCCATCTGGTTCTTCCTGGCGATCGAAGGCGTGGCGATGGCGGCCGAGGAAGCCAAGGACCCCAAGCGCTCGATTCCGATCGCCTACATCACCGGCATCATCACCCTGGTGCTGCTGGCCATCGGCGTGATGGTGTTCGCCGGCGGCGCGGGCGACTGGACCAAGCTGGCCAACATCAACGACCCGCTGCCGCAGGCGATGAAGCTGATCGTCGGCGAGAACAGCGGCTGGCTGCACATGCTGGTGTGGCTCGGGCTGTTCGGCCTGATCGCCTCCTTCCACGGCATCATCCTCGGCTACTCGCGCCAGATCTACGCGCTGGCGCGGGAAGCCTACCTGCCGCATTACTTCGCCAAGATCCACCCGCGCTTCAAGACGCCGCACCGCGCCGTGCTGGCCGGCGGGGTGGTCGGCATCGCCGCCATCTACAGCGATGAGCTGATCAAGATCGGCGGGCTGACGCTGACGGCCAACATCGTCACCATGTCGGTGTTCGGCGCCATCACGATGTACATCATCAGCATGCTGAGCCTGTTCAAGCTGCGTCGCGCCGAGCCGCATATGGTGCGCCCGTTCCGCGCGCCGTTCTATCCGCTGTTCCCGGCCATCGCGCTGGCTGGCGCCGTGGTCTGCATGGGGACGATGATCTATTACAACCCGCTGATCTTCGCGCTGTTCGTCGCCTTCCTGGTCGCCGGTTATGTGTTCTTCCTGTTGACCAAGGACAGCCGCCAGCAGCACGCCGCGTTGGACCCTATCTAA
- a CDS encoding chromate transporter has translation MNEPSPVGELSLHIALMSMMAVGGGVVLLAPQVGQYVVEGQHWLTNEQFSAAYAIAQAAPGPNLLFISLVGWLIGGWSGAVMTTIAVIVPSTLLTLTAVRWHAGRAGGRLSRALGEAFGPMSIGMMAATAWLFTGISNTDWRADVVTLLSALILLRTKLNPVVLIALGAAAGALQII, from the coding sequence ATGAATGAGCCATCGCCCGTTGGCGAACTGTCGCTGCATATCGCGCTGATGTCGATGATGGCGGTGGGCGGCGGCGTGGTGTTGCTGGCGCCGCAGGTGGGACAGTACGTGGTCGAAGGCCAGCACTGGCTGACCAACGAACAGTTCTCCGCCGCCTACGCCATCGCCCAAGCGGCGCCTGGTCCCAACCTGCTGTTCATCTCCCTGGTGGGATGGCTGATCGGCGGCTGGTCCGGCGCCGTCATGACCACCATCGCCGTCATCGTGCCGTCCACCTTGTTGACCTTGACCGCCGTCCGCTGGCACGCCGGCCGCGCCGGCGGCAGGTTGTCGCGCGCGCTGGGCGAGGCGTTCGGCCCGATGTCGATCGGGATGATGGCCGCCACCGCGTGGCTGTTCACCGGCATATCGAACACCGACTGGCGCGCCGATGTCGTCACCTTGTTGTCGGCGCTGATCCTGCTGCGCACCAAACTCAATCCGGTGGTGCTGATCGCGCTGGGCGCCGCCGCCGGCGCGCTACAAATCATCTGA
- the queA gene encoding tRNA preQ1(34) S-adenosylmethionine ribosyltransferase-isomerase QueA — MYSLSDFDFNLPQERIAQFPLPDRSASRLLHLDGETIVDRQFADIVGLLQAGDLLVMNDTRVLKARFFGVKESGGKIEALVERVLDNRTVLAQVRASKSPGPGVKIRLADAFDVTVGERAGEFFTLHFDADVFELIEAHGRLPLPPYIEHDADSFDETRYQTVFNKVPGAVAAPTAGLHFDEKLLAELKAKGVNFAYVTLHVGAGTFQPVRAEVLSEHKMHTEWYTMPQETVDAVRATRAAGRDVVAVGTTSLRALESASQGGQLEAGSADTALFITPGYQFKTVTRLITNFHLPKSTLLMLVSAFAGFEPIRAAYAHAIANEYRFFSYGDAMLLTTQARA; from the coding sequence ATGTACTCGCTTTCCGATTTCGATTTTAACCTGCCGCAAGAGCGTATTGCGCAATTCCCGCTGCCGGACCGCAGTGCCTCCCGCCTGCTGCACCTGGACGGCGAGACCATCGTCGACCGTCAGTTCGCCGATATCGTCGGCCTGCTGCAGGCCGGCGACCTGCTGGTGATGAACGATACCCGCGTGCTGAAGGCGCGTTTCTTCGGCGTCAAGGAGAGCGGCGGCAAGATCGAGGCGCTGGTCGAGCGCGTGCTCGACAACCGCACCGTGCTGGCCCAGGTGCGCGCTTCCAAGTCGCCCGGCCCCGGCGTCAAGATCCGCCTGGCCGACGCCTTCGATGTCACCGTCGGCGAGCGCGCCGGCGAATTCTTCACCTTGCATTTCGACGCCGACGTGTTCGAGCTGATCGAGGCGCACGGCCGCCTGCCGCTGCCGCCGTACATCGAGCACGACGCCGACTCCTTCGACGAGACGCGCTACCAGACCGTGTTCAACAAGGTGCCGGGGGCCGTCGCCGCGCCGACCGCCGGCCTGCATTTCGACGAAAAGCTGCTGGCCGAGCTGAAAGCCAAGGGCGTCAACTTCGCCTATGTGACCCTGCACGTGGGCGCCGGCACCTTCCAGCCGGTGCGCGCCGAGGTGCTTTCCGAGCACAAGATGCACACCGAGTGGTACACCATGCCGCAGGAAACCGTGGACGCGGTGCGCGCGACCCGCGCCGCCGGCCGCGACGTGGTGGCCGTCGGCACCACCAGCCTGCGCGCGCTGGAGTCGGCCTCGCAGGGCGGCCAGCTGGAGGCCGGCAGCGCCGACACCGCGCTGTTCATCACGCCGGGCTACCAGTTCAAGACGGTCACGCGCCTGATCACCAATTTCCACCTGCCCAAGTCGACGCTGCTGATGCTGGTGTCGGCCTTCGCCGGTTTTGAACCGATCCGCGCGGCCTACGCCCACGCGATTGCCAATGAATACCGCTTCTTCAGCTATGGCGACGCCATGCTGCTGACGACGCAAGCCCGAGCATAA